A genomic region of Exiguobacterium oxidotolerans JCM 12280 contains the following coding sequences:
- a CDS encoding lipopolysaccharide core heptose(II) kinase RfaY, which produces MKTDQELATAITIESNGQTQLITGQPPELDWIGTGRSAFVFRIQGTDRVIKKFFPSHRHLAVLEGAIYEQLSSFSTYAKQYAYGADYLVIEYIEGQTLFDCLVNGTLIPRDVIRAVDQALADARSVGLNPSDIHLRNIMLTKDGTRIIDVARFRQTAPCSQWDDLKRGYDYFYCKSYFPKKLPEAFLNTVADIYKRRMFESHSNTG; this is translated from the coding sequence GTGAAAACAGATCAAGAACTGGCGACAGCCATCACCATCGAGTCAAACGGACAAACGCAACTGATTACCGGTCAACCACCTGAGTTAGACTGGATTGGTACGGGACGAAGTGCGTTCGTTTTTCGGATTCAAGGAACGGACCGCGTCATCAAAAAATTTTTCCCGAGCCATCGTCATCTTGCCGTCCTTGAAGGAGCGATTTATGAGCAATTGTCGTCGTTTTCGACGTACGCCAAACAATACGCCTACGGGGCGGATTACCTCGTCATCGAATATATCGAGGGACAGACGTTGTTCGACTGTCTCGTCAACGGGACGTTGATTCCCCGGGACGTCATCCGCGCTGTCGATCAAGCTTTAGCGGACGCACGATCGGTCGGCTTAAACCCGTCCGACATCCACTTGCGCAACATCATGCTGACAAAAGACGGGACACGGATCATCGACGTCGCACGGTTCCGTCAGACAGCACCGTGCTCACAGTGGGACGACTTAAAGCGCGGGTATGATTACTTTTATTGCAAATCGTATTTTCCGAAAAAGCTGCCCGAGGCTTTTCTGAACACAGTCGCCGATATTTATAAACGCCGGATGTTCGAGTCACACAGTAATACCGGATGA
- a CDS encoding SAM-dependent methyltransferase — translation MKEMIQTHDDLLDMLDDLLREPTAFWNGFYADRDKRIPFFVNKPDENLVRYFERDIITPGHVLELGCGPGRNALYFARQGCTVTAVDLSCESLAWARERAQEEQLEIEFIEQNIFALTIAEGSCDVIYDSGCFHHIAPHRRRDYLKLVTDSLTDGGYFALTCFIEGGELGGSDISDWEVYRTRSLNGGLGFTEEKLRLIFADFDVVEIRPMLMMPVSATTFGLSGLWTALFQRKAR, via the coding sequence ATGAAAGAAATGATTCAAACGCACGATGATTTACTTGACATGCTTGACGATTTACTGCGTGAACCGACAGCATTCTGGAACGGCTTTTACGCCGACCGTGACAAACGGATTCCGTTTTTCGTCAACAAGCCGGACGAAAATCTCGTCCGGTACTTTGAACGCGACATCATCACGCCGGGTCACGTTTTGGAACTCGGTTGCGGCCCGGGGCGCAACGCGCTGTATTTTGCAAGACAAGGCTGCACCGTGACCGCCGTCGATTTGTCGTGCGAGTCGCTTGCCTGGGCACGCGAACGGGCGCAGGAGGAGCAGCTCGAGATTGAATTCATCGAACAGAACATCTTTGCGTTAACGATTGCTGAAGGCTCGTGCGATGTCATTTACGATTCTGGTTGTTTCCATCATATCGCCCCGCACCGCCGACGCGATTACCTCAAGCTCGTCACTGATTCCTTGACGGACGGCGGATATTTCGCCCTGACTTGTTTTATCGAAGGCGGTGAGCTCGGCGGATCCGACATTTCCGACTGGGAAGTGTACCGGACACGCAGCTTAAACGGTGGATTAGGATTCACGGAAGAGAAGTTACGGTTGATTTTCGCTGACTTCGACGTGGTTGAAATCAGACCGATGCTGATGATGCCGGTGTCCGCGACGACGTTTGGTCTATCCGGCTTGTGGACGGCATTGTTTCAAAGAAAAGCACGGTGA